One part of the Anaeromyxobacter sp. Fw109-5 genome encodes these proteins:
- a CDS encoding 4Fe-4S binding protein: MLPRAERERVAGSGDASAPRLRIAAAGRPFEDAGCAGCRHLALLRALRRAGLVLQGGLGCAPRVAPDPQTPPGRAVRVAGAVEVLVRAEALAVEGRAVALLAVVDRGPHRAPAVERALAAAGARVLRVPSDASAAEAERVVSEALAHSPAALVALAECARREPRRPPFAILSARCNRCGRCLDLGCAAISDPGGEALEVDRASCIGCGRCVALCRGGAIRRPG, translated from the coding sequence GTGCTCCCGAGAGCCGAGCGCGAACGAGTCGCGGGGTCAGGCGATGCCAGCGCGCCGCGCCTCCGGATCGCGGCCGCTGGCCGGCCGTTCGAGGATGCGGGGTGCGCCGGCTGCCGCCACCTCGCGCTGCTGCGCGCGCTACGGCGCGCGGGGCTGGTGCTGCAGGGCGGCCTCGGGTGCGCTCCCCGCGTCGCTCCCGATCCGCAGACGCCGCCCGGGCGAGCCGTGCGCGTCGCGGGTGCGGTCGAGGTACTCGTCCGGGCCGAGGCGCTGGCGGTCGAAGGCCGCGCCGTGGCGCTGCTCGCCGTCGTGGATCGCGGCCCGCATCGCGCTCCGGCCGTGGAGCGCGCGCTGGCGGCGGCAGGAGCACGCGTGCTGCGCGTACCCTCGGATGCGAGCGCGGCGGAAGCCGAGCGGGTCGTGTCCGAGGCCCTCGCGCACTCCCCCGCGGCGCTGGTCGCGCTCGCCGAGTGCGCTCGGCGCGAGCCCCGACGGCCCCCGTTCGCGATCCTCTCCGCTCGCTGCAATCGCTGCGGGCGCTGCCTGGATCTGGGCTGCGCCGCGATCTCCGACCCGGGCGGCGAGGCGCTCGAGGTCGATCGCGCGAGCTGCATCGGCTGCGGCCGGTGCGTCGCGCTCTGCCGTGGCGGCGCCATCCGGCGGCCGGGGTGA
- a CDS encoding acyl carrier protein, whose protein sequence is MTVRERVRQFIVENFYVSDPSELADDSLLVTSGVIDSTGMLEMIAFVETEFAIRIDDEEMTPENLESIGRIAAFVARKRQAAVG, encoded by the coding sequence ATGACGGTCAGGGAGCGGGTGAGGCAGTTCATCGTCGAGAACTTCTACGTGAGCGACCCGTCGGAGCTCGCGGACGACAGCCTGCTGGTGACCAGCGGCGTCATCGACTCCACCGGCATGCTCGAGATGATCGCGTTCGTCGAGACGGAGTTCGCCATCCGCATCGACGACGAGGAGATGACCCCCGAGAACCTCGAGTCGATCGGCAGGATCGCCGCGTTCGTCGCGCGCAAGCGACAGGCGGCCGTCGGGTGA
- a CDS encoding class I SAM-dependent methyltransferase has translation MSLAATARVAAKWSTLEPDVTKTYFGFPPLRRHLISLGFGDTVAERHKDNRNWAEDIFVETYAPSRPVKSILSLCCGFGAVEQYFVRRLGTVTRAVGIDVAVGALETARARAAAAGLQDVITYEQADLNRYEFGERQFDLVIANGALHHLVNLEHVLTGIRRALAPGGILYANETVGPSYQDHPPRQLELINAVAYLVPPDLRARRPFMAHATYSAIAAHLMLDLARGRARVDETHFEGWKRRVAAIVRRVSPMASTFDFAPLHRSQKKRLVRKDPSEGVRSGEIIDVMRHVFGEIQVHPYGGAILTYALDVGFFTRFDATNAAHRELLDLLCRIEATLMSIDAVGTEHAILVART, from the coding sequence ATGAGCCTCGCTGCCACGGCAAGAGTCGCCGCGAAGTGGTCGACGCTGGAGCCGGACGTCACGAAGACGTACTTCGGGTTTCCTCCACTTCGTCGCCATCTCATCAGCCTCGGATTCGGCGATACGGTCGCGGAGCGGCACAAGGACAACCGGAACTGGGCCGAGGACATCTTCGTCGAGACGTACGCGCCGAGCAGGCCGGTGAAGAGCATCCTGAGCCTGTGCTGCGGGTTTGGAGCGGTCGAGCAGTACTTCGTGCGGCGGCTCGGAACCGTGACTCGCGCGGTGGGGATCGACGTCGCCGTGGGCGCTCTCGAGACCGCCCGGGCACGCGCTGCCGCCGCGGGACTCCAGGACGTCATCACGTACGAGCAGGCCGACCTCAACCGTTACGAGTTTGGCGAGCGCCAGTTCGACCTCGTCATCGCGAACGGAGCGCTCCACCACCTGGTGAACCTCGAGCACGTCCTCACCGGCATCCGGCGGGCTCTCGCGCCAGGCGGGATCCTCTACGCGAACGAGACGGTCGGCCCCTCGTACCAGGATCACCCTCCACGTCAGCTCGAGCTCATCAACGCCGTCGCCTACCTCGTGCCGCCCGATCTTCGCGCGCGAAGACCGTTCATGGCGCACGCGACGTACTCCGCGATCGCGGCGCACCTGATGTTGGACCTCGCCCGAGGTCGAGCGCGGGTCGACGAGACGCATTTCGAGGGGTGGAAACGTCGCGTCGCCGCGATCGTGCGGCGCGTGTCTCCGATGGCATCCACCTTCGACTTTGCGCCGTTGCACAGGTCTCAGAAGAAGCGCCTCGTACGGAAGGACCCCTCGGAAGGAGTGCGCTCGGGCGAGATCATCGATGTGATGCGCCACGTCTTCGGGGAGATCCAGGTGCACCCCTATGGAGGCGCGATCCTCACGTACGCGCTCGACGTCGGCTTCTTCACGCGGTTCGACGCGACGAACGCGGCTCACCGCGAGCTGCTGGACCTTCTGTGCCGGATCGAGGCGACGCTGATGTCGATCGATGCGGTCGGGACGGAGCACGCGATCCTCGTCGCGCGCACGTAA
- a CDS encoding NAD-dependent epimerase/dehydratase family protein, whose product MNVLVTGATGFLGATLVPLLAAEGHRLRLLQRSAAPGAERLGAEVVRASLADEGAVREAVRGVDAVYHLAGQVDFDPAEPRALYELHVQGTRRLLEACVAAGTKRVVLASSSGTVAVSREERVATEADHHPIALVAGWPYYLSKIYQEKAALRFHAEAGLPVVVLNPSLLLGPGDARLSSTDVVFKFLERRIPAMPSGGLSFVDVRDAARAFAAALSRGRPGERYLLGGANMTFRDFFGRLERLTGVSAPRVRLPTDVNVVGARLLERLHAWRGSETPLDPRSVEMGEHFWYCASSKAEAELGFTARDAQETLFDTVRWLEEHVRARGRPRTVAELAGAPAPRDGER is encoded by the coding sequence GTGAACGTCCTCGTCACCGGCGCGACCGGCTTCCTCGGCGCGACGCTCGTCCCCCTCCTCGCCGCGGAGGGCCACCGCCTCCGGCTCCTGCAGCGCTCCGCCGCACCCGGCGCCGAGCGGCTGGGCGCGGAGGTCGTGCGGGCCTCGCTCGCCGACGAGGGCGCGGTGCGGGAGGCGGTCCGCGGCGTCGACGCGGTGTACCACCTCGCGGGCCAGGTGGACTTCGATCCCGCGGAGCCCCGCGCGCTCTACGAGCTGCACGTGCAGGGGACCCGACGCCTCCTCGAGGCGTGCGTGGCCGCCGGGACGAAGCGGGTGGTGCTCGCCTCGTCCTCCGGCACGGTCGCCGTCTCGCGCGAGGAGCGCGTCGCGACCGAGGCGGACCACCACCCCATCGCGCTGGTCGCGGGCTGGCCGTACTACCTGTCGAAGATCTACCAGGAGAAGGCGGCCCTGCGGTTCCACGCCGAGGCCGGCCTCCCGGTCGTGGTGCTGAACCCGTCGCTCCTCCTCGGACCGGGCGACGCGCGCCTCTCCTCGACCGACGTCGTCTTCAAGTTCCTGGAGCGCCGCATCCCCGCGATGCCGTCGGGCGGCCTCTCGTTCGTGGACGTGCGCGACGCCGCGCGCGCGTTCGCGGCGGCGCTCTCGCGCGGCCGGCCAGGGGAGCGCTACCTGCTCGGCGGCGCGAACATGACGTTCCGCGACTTCTTCGGCCGGCTCGAGCGGCTCACGGGCGTCTCGGCGCCGCGCGTGCGGCTCCCGACCGACGTGAACGTCGTCGGCGCCCGCCTCCTCGAGAGGCTCCACGCGTGGCGCGGCAGCGAGACGCCGCTCGACCCGCGCTCCGTCGAGATGGGCGAGCACTTCTGGTACTGCGCCTCCTCGAAGGCGGAGGCCGAGCTCGGCTTCACCGCCCGCGACGCGCAGGAGACGCTGTTCGACACGGTGCGCTGGCTCGAGGAGCACGTCCGCGCGCGCGGCCGGCCCCGGACGGTCGCCGAGCTCGCCGGCGCGCCGGCCCCCCGCGACGGCGAGCGCTGA
- a CDS encoding bifunctional 2-polyprenyl-6-hydroxyphenol methylase/3-demethylubiquinol 3-O-methyltransferase UbiG yields MDNRIPVSAPLVAGRDALRGAPRARRSRESTRLLSRDCHVCNASGPVRSAGFTQRYRQHGAAAVEVEWWECGSCRSWFGWPHPTPAQIARNWETTSYNDPRHAADYARRKVASQEALLDALATHAARKGALLDYGSNFGTFLEMARARGWNAVGADAFRTAVELTRAKGFVTHLGWELETLDLPAGSLDAIASNDVLYYVWHPFRHLQRAFELLHPGGALAIRTTNKRRLEGILRAITPPGPRRDRALSHVLQDQFHSMTVHTLARVLTRIGFRVAEVRSGATTAPSSGYPLYSRLVYGAAGWLDRITAGWINVSPGVCVVAVKPIAG; encoded by the coding sequence GTGGACAATCGCATCCCGGTGTCGGCCCCTCTCGTCGCCGGGCGAGACGCCCTTCGTGGCGCGCCGCGCGCGCGCCGATCGCGCGAGAGCACCCGCCTCCTCTCGCGCGACTGCCACGTGTGCAACGCGAGCGGCCCCGTGAGGAGCGCCGGGTTCACTCAACGTTATCGCCAGCACGGAGCCGCCGCCGTCGAGGTCGAGTGGTGGGAGTGCGGCAGCTGCCGGAGCTGGTTCGGCTGGCCGCACCCGACGCCGGCGCAGATCGCGCGCAACTGGGAGACGACGAGCTACAACGATCCCCGTCACGCCGCGGACTACGCTCGCCGCAAGGTCGCCTCGCAGGAGGCGTTGCTCGACGCGCTCGCGACGCACGCGGCGCGCAAGGGGGCGCTGCTCGACTACGGATCGAACTTCGGGACGTTCCTCGAGATGGCGCGCGCCCGCGGGTGGAACGCCGTCGGGGCGGACGCGTTCAGGACCGCCGTCGAGCTGACCCGCGCCAAGGGCTTCGTCACCCACCTCGGGTGGGAGCTCGAGACGCTGGACCTGCCCGCTGGCTCACTCGACGCGATCGCCTCCAACGACGTGCTCTACTACGTGTGGCACCCGTTCCGGCACCTGCAGCGCGCCTTCGAGCTGCTCCACCCGGGCGGAGCGCTGGCCATACGCACCACCAACAAGCGTCGCCTCGAGGGGATCCTGCGCGCGATCACGCCGCCGGGGCCGCGCCGGGATCGCGCGCTGTCGCACGTGCTGCAGGACCAGTTCCACTCGATGACGGTGCACACGCTCGCGCGCGTCCTGACGCGGATCGGCTTTCGCGTGGCGGAGGTCCGGTCGGGCGCGACCACCGCGCCGAGCAGCGGGTATCCGCTCTACTCCCGGCTCGTGTACGGGGCGGCGGGATGGCTCGATCGGATCACCGCCGGCTGGATCAACGTCTCGCCGGGCGTGTGCGTGGTGGCGGTGAAGCCCATCGCCGGGTGA
- a CDS encoding AMP-binding protein, with product MTERRDSPARHAPAPAPGRASPGAPPLEVGRALAGRKLLLTGTTGFVGKVALSMLLDRYPDVGRVFVVVRPGTGGTAEARFFDKVAPSRPFDTLRARHGAGFDAFLREKCVPLAGDVTDPLLGLSEADLARLEGLDAIVNSAGLVDFDPSLELALAVNVHGPRGAVELCRCTGAALLHVSTCFVAGNRDGVVHEDEELVGYFPRREGVEGRPKAGTLDAADFGVESELADATRRVEELRARADDRVLQSQFRDRAVERLRAEGRAGDEKALRLAIGRERRLWLSGQLVEAGMTRARHWGWPNTYTYTKSLGEQVIAGSDVVWSIVRPSIVESALRFPFPGWNEGFTTSAPLAFMALKGHRSFPAAEKAILDVVPVDLVAAAMIAATAELVERRDAVRARPAAERPPGRVYHLASGDVNPLWARRAVELTALYRRRFFREREEGNRTWNRLLSRLEPYSVSRAHYEAASTPALSALARGAKRLLRETSPRWGAPRLSALAEGLSDSLDELEARLEQTKDLWELYLPFVCDNRYVFRCAAIRALYARLGDADRARIPWDPEALDWRRYWLDVHMKGMEEWVFPGLEEESDRRVHAPKAHRDLLELLDAACERWEDRVALRMQGAAKSRLTYGELRRGAGAVAAFLRAAGVARGDRVLLASENRPEWAVAYFGILRAGAAAVPVDPQLTERELANLWRTAGARLALLSDDAAERSPGLAALAAAAVPGARAALLAEALAGGPAPAGAPAAKVGPDDLASLIFTSGTTGTPKGVMLSHRNFASLVAKLVGTFELGPGDGMLSVLPLHHTFEFTCGLLVPLSRGAEIEYLDELTSDRISEALSSGRVTAMIGVPALWSLLHRRITQELAAKPGVVEGAFRALMKGNAALRDSELGLNLGKLLFWPVHRRFGGRLRLLVSGGSALDPEVQKAFRELGFDLYEGYGLTEAAPVLAVSQPHEESPEGSVGPALPGVELRIAEPDADGVGEVLARGPNVMLGYWRGGANAGVDPEQTGQVLDGGWLRTGDLGKLDEKGNLTLVGRKKDVIIDANGKNVYPDEIEEAYREPELVKELCVVGLPDGTGEKVAMILVPEYGEDDREEVRARLEAHVRAVSATLPFAKRVKVWHVVDAELPKTATRKVKRGLVREELLRLEAAAQKGRRAREAAMERGAGDGWLLDLLAEVSRRPRSEVTHESRLATDLGFDSLMLTELAAALEETGVPASTAEHLQDVQTVGELARVVASAARRHAPEPERAPAAQPASDEEIPVPATIAKLGRRLLGLGQRALYHGLYDAKVVGAANVPHDRNVLVVANHASHLDMGLVKVALGEEGRRLAALAARDYFFDTRVKRAYFENFTNLIPMEREGSLKASLKAAAEALRRGYHLLIFPEGTRSRDGELQPFFPTAGYLALQCNVDVLPVHLAGTFDALPPGRNVPRAADLEVRFGPPIPVAELRGRVAGLARSEGYKAATQVIEDAVRALRAASRGARATSSSTPTPTSTSTQSPEAGERSDSASAAARSQRAGSPEAGHPERSVFAPAETRSRGTATTTRPRTKRRKEEP from the coding sequence TTCGACAAGGTGGCGCCGAGCCGGCCGTTCGACACGCTCCGCGCACGTCACGGCGCGGGGTTCGACGCGTTCCTCCGCGAGAAGTGCGTCCCCCTCGCCGGCGACGTGACGGACCCGCTCCTCGGCCTCTCCGAGGCGGATCTCGCGCGCCTCGAAGGGCTCGACGCGATCGTCAACAGCGCCGGCCTCGTGGACTTCGACCCTTCGCTCGAGCTCGCGCTCGCGGTGAACGTGCACGGGCCGCGGGGCGCGGTGGAGCTCTGCCGCTGCACCGGCGCGGCGCTCCTGCACGTGTCCACCTGCTTCGTCGCGGGCAACCGCGACGGCGTCGTGCACGAGGACGAGGAGCTGGTCGGCTACTTCCCGCGCCGCGAGGGCGTGGAGGGTCGCCCGAAGGCGGGCACGCTCGACGCGGCCGACTTCGGCGTCGAGAGCGAGCTCGCCGACGCCACCCGCCGCGTCGAGGAGCTCCGGGCCCGCGCCGACGATCGCGTGCTCCAGTCCCAGTTCCGGGATCGCGCGGTCGAGCGGCTCCGCGCCGAGGGCCGCGCGGGCGACGAGAAGGCGCTCCGGCTCGCCATCGGCCGCGAGCGGCGGCTGTGGCTCTCCGGTCAGCTCGTCGAGGCGGGGATGACGCGCGCCCGCCACTGGGGCTGGCCCAACACGTACACGTACACGAAGTCGCTCGGCGAGCAGGTCATCGCCGGCAGCGACGTGGTCTGGTCGATCGTCCGCCCGTCGATCGTGGAGAGCGCGCTGCGCTTCCCGTTCCCCGGCTGGAACGAGGGCTTCACGACGAGCGCACCGCTCGCCTTCATGGCGCTCAAGGGGCACCGCAGCTTCCCCGCGGCCGAGAAGGCGATCCTCGACGTCGTGCCGGTCGATCTCGTGGCGGCGGCGATGATCGCGGCGACCGCCGAGCTCGTGGAGCGGCGCGACGCCGTGCGGGCCCGCCCCGCCGCGGAGCGCCCCCCGGGCCGCGTGTACCACCTCGCCTCGGGCGACGTGAACCCGCTCTGGGCGCGGCGGGCGGTCGAGCTCACCGCGCTCTACCGGCGTCGCTTCTTCCGCGAGCGAGAGGAGGGCAACCGCACCTGGAACCGGCTCCTCTCCAGGCTCGAGCCCTACTCCGTCTCTCGCGCGCACTACGAGGCGGCGAGCACCCCCGCCCTCTCCGCGCTCGCGCGCGGCGCGAAGCGGCTCCTGCGCGAGACCTCGCCGCGCTGGGGCGCGCCGAGGCTCTCCGCCCTGGCCGAGGGGCTCTCCGACAGCCTCGACGAGCTCGAGGCCCGGCTCGAGCAGACGAAGGACCTCTGGGAGCTCTACCTGCCGTTCGTCTGCGACAACCGGTACGTGTTCCGCTGCGCCGCCATCCGGGCGCTGTACGCGCGCCTCGGCGACGCCGACCGCGCGCGCATCCCCTGGGACCCCGAGGCGCTCGACTGGCGCCGGTACTGGCTCGACGTCCACATGAAGGGCATGGAGGAGTGGGTGTTCCCCGGACTCGAGGAGGAGTCCGACAGGCGCGTCCACGCCCCGAAGGCCCACCGCGATCTGCTCGAGCTCCTCGACGCCGCCTGCGAGCGCTGGGAAGACCGCGTCGCGCTCCGGATGCAAGGCGCCGCGAAGTCGCGGCTCACCTACGGCGAGCTGCGCCGCGGCGCCGGCGCGGTCGCCGCGTTCCTGCGCGCGGCCGGGGTCGCCAGGGGCGATCGCGTGCTGCTCGCGAGCGAGAACCGGCCCGAGTGGGCGGTCGCCTACTTCGGGATCCTCCGCGCCGGCGCGGCGGCGGTGCCGGTCGATCCGCAGCTCACCGAGCGCGAGCTCGCGAACCTCTGGCGCACCGCCGGCGCGCGGCTGGCCCTCCTCTCCGACGACGCCGCGGAGCGCAGCCCGGGCCTCGCCGCGCTCGCGGCGGCCGCGGTCCCGGGCGCGCGCGCGGCGCTGCTCGCCGAGGCCCTCGCGGGGGGACCGGCGCCCGCGGGCGCCCCCGCCGCGAAGGTCGGCCCGGACGATCTCGCCTCGCTCATCTTCACGAGCGGGACGACGGGCACGCCCAAGGGCGTCATGCTCTCGCACCGGAACTTCGCGAGCCTCGTCGCGAAGCTCGTCGGCACGTTCGAGCTCGGGCCCGGCGACGGCATGCTGTCGGTGCTGCCGCTGCACCACACGTTCGAGTTCACCTGCGGGCTGCTCGTGCCGCTCTCGCGCGGCGCGGAGATCGAGTACCTCGACGAGCTCACCTCGGACCGCATCTCCGAGGCGCTCTCCTCCGGGCGCGTCACCGCGATGATCGGCGTGCCGGCGCTCTGGTCGCTGCTCCACCGTCGCATCACGCAGGAGCTGGCGGCGAAGCCCGGCGTCGTCGAGGGCGCGTTCCGCGCGCTCATGAAGGGGAACGCGGCGCTGCGCGACTCCGAGCTGGGGCTGAACCTCGGCAAGCTCCTCTTCTGGCCGGTGCACCGCCGCTTCGGCGGCCGGCTGCGCCTGCTCGTCTCCGGCGGCTCCGCGCTCGATCCGGAGGTCCAGAAGGCGTTCCGCGAGCTGGGCTTCGATCTCTACGAGGGCTACGGCCTCACCGAGGCGGCCCCCGTGCTCGCGGTGTCGCAGCCGCACGAGGAGTCGCCGGAGGGGAGCGTCGGCCCGGCCCTGCCTGGGGTGGAGCTTCGCATCGCCGAGCCGGACGCGGACGGAGTCGGCGAGGTGCTCGCCCGCGGGCCCAACGTCATGCTCGGCTACTGGCGCGGCGGCGCGAACGCGGGGGTGGACCCGGAGCAGACCGGGCAGGTGCTCGACGGCGGGTGGCTCCGGACCGGCGACCTCGGGAAGCTGGACGAGAAGGGGAACCTCACCCTCGTCGGCCGCAAGAAGGACGTCATCATCGACGCCAACGGGAAGAACGTCTATCCCGACGAGATCGAGGAGGCGTACCGCGAGCCGGAGCTCGTGAAGGAGCTCTGCGTCGTGGGCCTCCCCGACGGCACCGGCGAGAAGGTCGCCATGATCCTCGTGCCCGAGTACGGGGAGGACGATCGCGAGGAGGTGCGCGCCCGCCTCGAGGCGCACGTCCGGGCGGTGTCGGCGACGCTCCCCTTCGCGAAGCGCGTCAAGGTCTGGCACGTCGTGGACGCCGAGCTGCCGAAGACCGCGACGCGCAAGGTGAAGCGCGGCCTCGTGCGCGAGGAGCTGCTCCGGCTCGAGGCCGCCGCGCAGAAGGGGCGGCGCGCGCGCGAGGCGGCGATGGAGCGCGGCGCGGGCGACGGCTGGCTGCTCGACCTCCTCGCCGAGGTGTCGCGCCGCCCGCGGTCGGAGGTGACCCACGAGTCGCGCCTGGCGACGGACCTCGGCTTCGACAGCCTGATGCTCACCGAGCTCGCCGCCGCCCTCGAGGAGACCGGCGTCCCGGCGTCCACGGCCGAGCACCTGCAGGACGTGCAGACCGTCGGCGAGCTGGCGCGCGTGGTCGCCTCGGCGGCGCGCCGCCACGCGCCGGAGCCGGAGCGAGCGCCGGCCGCGCAGCCCGCAAGCGACGAGGAGATCCCGGTCCCCGCGACGATCGCGAAGCTCGGGCGGCGGCTGCTCGGGCTGGGGCAGCGGGCGCTGTACCACGGGCTGTACGACGCGAAGGTGGTCGGCGCCGCCAACGTCCCGCACGACCGGAACGTGCTCGTCGTCGCGAACCACGCGAGCCACCTGGACATGGGGCTCGTGAAGGTGGCGCTCGGCGAGGAGGGACGCCGCCTCGCCGCGCTCGCCGCGCGCGACTACTTCTTCGACACGCGCGTGAAGCGCGCCTACTTCGAGAACTTCACGAACCTCATCCCGATGGAGCGGGAGGGGTCCCTGAAGGCGAGCCTCAAGGCGGCCGCCGAGGCGCTGCGCCGCGGCTACCACCTGCTCATCTTCCCCGAGGGCACGCGCAGCCGCGACGGCGAGCTGCAGCCGTTCTTCCCGACCGCGGGCTACCTCGCCCTCCAGTGCAACGTGGACGTGCTCCCGGTGCACCTCGCCGGCACCTTCGACGCCCTCCCCCCCGGCCGCAACGTGCCGCGCGCGGCGGATCTGGAGGTGCGCTTCGGCCCCCCCATCCCGGTCGCGGAGCTGCGGGGCCGCGTCGCCGGCCTGGCGCGCAGCGAGGGCTACAAGGCCGCGACGCAGGTCATCGAGGACGCCGTTCGGGCGCTCCGCGCGGCGTCGAGGGGGGCGCGCGCGACCTCGAGCTCGACGCCGACGCCGACCTCGACCTCGACCCAATCTCCTGAGGCCGGCGAGCGTAGCGACTCGGCGTCAGCCGCGGCGCGAAGTCAAAGGGCTGGATCTCCCGAGGCCGGTCATCCCGAGCGTAGCGTCTTCGCGCCAGCGGAGACGCGGAGTCGAGGGACCGCCACGACCACGCGACCCCGCACGAAGCGCCGAAAGGAGGAACCGTGA